ACTGACGGGGCGGTAGGTCTTTCTGAGTTTTCCCTTTGTATTTCCTTTCGTTCCGGTAGGGTCTGGTCTTAAGGCGGAGAGATTCACGCAGATTCCGAGATGCGCCATTGAAGAACAGATTTTAGGCTTGTACCTGCCAGAGTGCAAGTTGTAAATGAAGAACTGTTTAGCACAACACACCGAGTCATGTAGGGGCCGTTTCACCTCTCTCCTGGCCGGATCAACACTAGAGAAGTGGATCTGGGGAACAAAGTTATTCATAAAgactcttgtctttttcatTCCCACACTGCGGCGATGCGGATCGTACCAGCACCGGTGCaatcgttttctttctgaaTTTAAAGTTCCAGTGAGACCGAATAGGCGTCTTTGGTCTTGCGTGAAACCTGTGTTTGAAATCAGACGCACCTGAGCTACGGCAAAGAGTTTTCAAAAGCCAttgaggagaagcaggtTGCTCAgcaagaaagcgaaagaacgaAATTCATCGTCGCACGGacagagcaggagaagaaggcagccgTCGTGCgtgcagagggagaagccgaggcaGCGACTTTGATTTCTGAAGCCATCAAACAGCACGGCACAGGACTGATCGAAGTTCGTCGCTTGGACGCTGCAAAGGAAATCGCCGACACCATGGCTAAGAGCCGGAACGTCATGTATCTGCCCTCGGGCGTCAACATGCTTTTGTCTCAGCAATAAAGGAGGAACAAAGGCGACGACAAAGtggcgaaggaagaggcagatcaagaaaaacgagcgTGGCCTGTTCGCGGGGGTCTGGAGAAACGAGCGATCACAGCTTGTGTCGGAAGACCTAAATCTCTGGGTGCTTCCCTAGGCTTCACACGCGTTCAAGAGAGTTGATTTTTGCCGCGCTTACGGAGCTGGTTCGGTTTGTTGGTGTCGAGGCTGAGGCCAGCAGACCGTGAAGATGGTAAAGCAGGGGAAAAGAGTGCAGTTTCTTGTCGATGCAACACTGAAGGTGTGTTAGCAAGGAGTTGCGTACACTGTTTAGGGTCGAAGTGTGCGTGCTATTGCAAAGAACTAAACACGGGACACGAGAGGTGTGTCTAACACAAGCAGTGGGATAGCACTTATTTATCGTACGccgacacagaagacaccACCTGTGGCTGAGAGCAAGTTGCTCTGCTGAAGAGTCTTTCGGGGTACCCTGCAGCTATGCACTGCCTACTGGagcctctttcgttttcgaGTGACTCGGGCCATTTCTCCGGATGTTTGCTATACCTTGTTGTGGAACCCTTTTCTGCGGTTCACTGCGTGGTGGCAACTTTCTATCTCAAAAGAACTGTCTTTTTttgagacggaggagacggacgGGTGAGGGGCTTGCAGAGGATGTGTCGGCCGGGAGGCCTCAGCCTTTTGCGTCCGTTTCGTTCTTTTGCGTACTCATCCTACTGTGTTTCAGTCAGTTCCATTCTCCCACTTTGTTTTTATCTCCAAAACTCCTTCCGCTTCCAGCAACTCACGTCTCGACGTAAACGTCGCTAGTGCCTTTCAGATCCAGCCTCCGATTGCATCTCAACTTCAGGGAGAAACAAACCCCGACCCTGGCTGATGCTATATTCGGTGTAGGCCATGAAAAGCTCGTGTGACTCCTGAGAGCGAAACTATACCAGGCACGAAATCAGTGTAACTCATTTCGTCCAGAAGACACTCAAATTACTCTATCCCTTTCAGTATATGCGCCGCTGCGCGTCAACATGTCAGAATTCGTGACCGTGAACAATGCGGATGTCTTCACAACGCAAACTGTTCAGCACTCCAGTGTGAGTAGTGAGAACCACAAAAAGCAGGATTTGACGAGGTCCGACGTTCTTTGCCACACAGTGCCTCTCGCAAAGTGAAGCGTTCCTGCTTTCTGACATTTGCAATCAAAAATATGTAGCACTTCGTTTTTGCAACCCTGAAGATCCACAGATTAAAGGATGACACGGATCGGTGTCCGAAAAACTGCAGATGGGCGGGTAAACAGGCTAGTACGAGAAGTCTGAACCGATGGCGAACGCAACGGAGAATCGTGTGAAACTTCTTCGCACGTCAGGCATCACGTAAAGTGGAGCTTGATCAGAAACAAAAAAGGGAATATGCGGTGTATCATTCACTCACAGGCTCGTAAAGCCTTTTGGTTTATGTTTTGCATCCTTCTCGCCGACGGCTGACGGCGCGGgagtggtggtgtacagcatGATAAAGAATTTGGTTGTTTGCCGAGTCTAAGTTATACTGCGCTATTCAGGACTGTCTCGGAACAGTATCTACAACAAGTATCATCTTAATTGTGTTGTGATGACGCGATAGGTCAGAAGCTTAACAGAGCACTATAGAACATGACTGAGATGCATATCAGTAAGGGTAAACAGACATTGACGAAATCCATCATCATATATGCAAATACACAGACTTAATTATGCTGCACAGACTAAcatgaggaaggagactaccaCGCTACGGTAGTGCAACATtacttggatccggtaaacgAAGACATTCAATATCTGAACCAGTGTTCCGACCGGCAATGTATACACTCCAAATTGCTCCGTAGAAACATAGGACCATATTATAAATTGAAACATGGAGTCCAGCCTGGACGGCTTCAGAGAGCTACAATTATTGGTCAGTTGGAGTTCTGGATCGTTCATAACGAACTGGATTGGCTGTACTTCAACTCCAGAGTCGTACTTCCAGGTACTTTTaagtctccgcttcttcgagtTGAATTTATACATCGCTGGGCCGCAAATCACTTGCAGAGACGTTTCATCTCGTGATTTCAATGGATTCTGGTAGAGCCAACTTGCACGGTGGAGTTGTTCCCAAACTGCCGTACCGTGTTGGCGAGGCAGACTACTCAAATTACGGTGACGTTCCGTCGGAGCCTGTTTGAATTTCATGAACAGAGTTACGTGTTGTATTTCCTTGACTCCGATGGCCTGCACTAAAGCTTTAAAAACGTATCCAACCGCCAGACTTCATGCGATGTGCCCGAACTAGGATACGTGGGATAGAAATGCCACCCGCCGTGCAGGCGAGCATTGGACTTCCAGCGTTCAAGATTCAGGTTATTTCACATCAGTTATGGTGAAGGCGCATCACAAGGATTATTGTGATTTCTCGCATTATAACGAAGGAAAACTGTTCGATGCTGTTATGAGTAGGACTTCGACACCCTTTTGTCCCAACGCATAGTGTATAATCGGTCACGACAATGGCTACAGTAGACTGACCAAAACAGACATACAAGCACCTTTGCATTTACTGAAACTTAGACGGATTACTGACAGCGAAAGGTTTGTTGGCTCGCCGTTGGGATCCTCAAGTGTGCGTGTGTACCGAGGACGTTCCTGAATTGTCTTCCGCATCATTGACAACCTCCTCCCAATTGCACATTGCTCCGTATACTGCCGACAAACATCGACAGCTGAACCCCCTATTTTGTTCCACAAGAGTCCAACGGTCGACTTTATATTGTCTAGCCGTGGAATTAATTTTAACTCTTTGTTTCTACGAAAGTAAAGAATCTGTAACAACTCAGTGGTAAAATAAAGCGCTGTCGAATACCTCTACCTAGTGTCGACAAAAATCCCATGTCTTCCCATGTGTGCACGCCCTTTTCTATTCGCAAGAACTAGGAAGAAGCATTTTCAGCATGTGACATCTGCACTAATAAGCCAAGGCGTTATCTTCATCAAAATGCAGGACAGGAAACACATGAATCGGGAAGCAAAGGGCTATGGACGCACACAGTTGAGAGCCCGCCAACAACCCGTGTCTTACCAGGCCCATCCCGTTCTTCACTTacaaagacaggaagaactGCCGTTCTACTGGACAGTGTTTTCAGTATCCATGCCAATATTCTTCTAGTGAAAAAAGATCTTAGAATCCTCAACAGGAGAGCAAAACGCCAAAGAAAAGCACCGACGAGTAATCACAAAACTCCGAGGCCCTAGCAGCTCACCCGCTTTTTAGAATCTCAGAAGATTGGGAAAATAGCGCACCAACGATATAATCTTCGCACTTGATAATTTTGCCACTTTCTCTAGTAACCTATCTCCAGCACTTCTCTTTTGAAAGTAGAGTGTCAAAGGTCTAATTGATACTGTTTCTATTCTTGAAGGATGCTGGTGTAGGGCACAAACGTAAATTGCCGTCGTGTCCCCCGCTCCCATCCCCCCCCCAAGTTAGGATCTGACGATTTACAGCCCCCGCGAGACAAAGTAGGAATGAGGGGCAGAACGAATCTGGAGTTCTGTAAGGGTAACACGAATGTTCTGAATTatttttgtttcttccaaTTCTGTCCCTACTACTCCGAAGTCCCAGGGATAGTTTGCCGAGTGCGCCAGCAGGAAATCATCGTCGCGAACGAAAGACAGTCGATACTTCGGCGTGCAAGCCTTTATCAAAAAATATCATGTGGCTATATACAAATGACTGAGCTCCTTCGCTCTTGAGATGTCCGCTTCTACACATGCAGCAATCTCTGTGGGTGGTTCAGAAGCAGTTTGCCCACGAGCTAACGAGGCATACAGTCAAACATGAGAATTTCCGGTTTTCAAAGAAATCTATTTGCATCTGCGTCAATTTGACGGCGAAAAGTcgctctgtcctctcttcaATTACGCTCGTTGTGTCAAATTATCGCGCCTGGGAAAAAAGAGTCTTAGTAGTAAACTAGAAATGCCTCGCAACTTGTCTTTGCAAATTGAACGCAACACTCAGAAGACTTAAGCTGTCCAGTGGGGTGCTGGCGTCAGGTGCCGTACAGAACTCGGCTGTCATACCTAGTACCCTACAGAGCAGATGGCCTTGCTGTTGTTTGTGGGTCTCGAgaatgaggaagaaacacgGTAAAGAGGGAAGCCCTTGAGACCCAAAAAACCGTGTCTTGCCTTCGTGAGGCGCCCGAAATCTGGGTTTTCCCGTGTGTCTGAAGCAGCCAATAACGAGGGTAGTCCAACTGGACATGGGCATGCGCgttcgaggagagacacacaacaCAAACAGTCGCTGGCTTTAGTGCTGAGTCCGTTCCTGCGAGACGAAGTCACAAAATCCGACACAGGCGCAACAATGTCTCAGCCACGGAAAAAAACATCCCCATGTGtcaatatatacatgtacacatgtatTCTCACATGGAACCAGgaatgtgtatatgcatatatgtgtcACACACTCTCGACCTCGGTATTTTAAATCACCCCCGTACAGTTGGCAAAAAACGTTTTCGATTTTTTCCCTGCTCGAGACGCctccctgttttctttccccCAAAACACGGCCTCTTCCTGTTATTAAGCTGCTCTCCCTAGGTGGCACTCGCCTTTTCCCCGCTGGCTCTTTTTTCAGGGAAAAGCTGGGTGTCAGTGCTGTTGGGAAAGCGCCCTTCGCACGTGCTGTGGATATGCACTGAGAGGAACGTTCACGATTTCCACCTTCGCCTATTTTTTGTCACAAATCCAAAACAAGTCACTGCCCTGCGTATCCGTTACTTCTCCGTTGGGATCGACCGTcaaaaacgcaaaaaaaAATTCACACACTTCTCCGAGCACTACGCATGTTGAGACTCTGTTCCACCGGATTTCAGTGGTTGAATTTTCCACTTCTTGCTCTGGGTTTCTCTGTACACGGTTCCTGAGCCTTGTGCGCTTCCCAATTTGCTTTCCGGTATCCTTTTTGTACAAattgcgtttttctttcgcccCTTTCACTCCCGCATCCCCGCACGGGCGAACCACTGCCTCGTTTCCACTGAGAAGCTAGCTTTGTGAAGAGTtgaaacgagagacagttCGAGAAAAATCCATTGCTTCTCAAAGTCGGAGCATTAACTCTTTCTTCACGTCACAGAAGGCACTGTGAACCGGATTTCGAACCCCGTCTGGTCATCCCACGAAACGGCACGAAAACACATGTGGCGCGAGTGTATATACACCGTAAAATCTGTACAGAAATGTCGACGGCACCTCGAGAAAACTGGCCACGCGCACGGGGTTTCTCAGTCCGTGCAGGCGGAAGACGCGTTCTGTAGACTGATTTACAGCGCCCACACGCAAATCCATAATCGTGCTAATCCATCCTTTCGCGACGACTTCAAACCCTTAGGTGTCTCGCTGTCCGACCGTTACACCTGCCGTGTGCCAGAGGCGCTTCACGGTCCCGGGACCCTTTTTCGTGCCAGCCGGGACACCAAATGGAAACGGTTTTTGCAGTCCTCAGGTAAGATGTGCATGCTCTTGATTTGCGACATCTCAAAACATAAAAGGCGTGGGTTTTCGCTGTCGAAGCGCGTATTACCAGCGCTCCCCCCTCGCGAATTGGAGACACACCGCGTCCGCACCACACACATGGCCGTCTCTTCAGAAGATTTCTCGTTGGAAGCTCGTCCCTCACTCTTCGCACTTCTCCATCTCACGACACGCACACCTTGTTCCTCCACTCGAACCCACAattccgtttcctcccttGCAATCCCacccccccctccccccacAACACACGCTCACCTCCTCTACACTAGAACTTTTTTCTCAACTTCATATCTCCCCCGCCTCTGCTCTATCTCGACCAGTTTGCCTGGTCCCCGCCGCGTCTGGGCCCCCCGCCCCGGGGCCTTCCAACGCCCCCACGCGTCCCGAGTCCGAAGCGTCGCTCCTGACCCGCTCCGGCAGCCGCGCCCGCTTGGGCGCCAGGCGCTGGGCCTCCAGGacccttcttcttcttgccagCGTCGATCCACTGGCCGCCGTCGGCTCCGGTTTCGCCCTCCTTCTCAGCCGCGGGCGCAAAAACTCCGTTCTCGCCCTCTCCGCGACCGAAGCGAGGTCGAAACCGGCCCTCCTCTTCAAAGGCTCCCTCGCCCTTCGGTCCGCTGTACTCGCCACGACCGTTCGGGGCCTTCCCGTTCCAGCCGCCTCGGCCTCCACGGCCTCCGCGGCCGCCGCCACGCGGACCACCAGATCCCTGCTGACGCGCAAAGTCCAAACGCATCTGAAAAAAGCAACgagcgaaacagacagagaaactcgTGAAACGGACCCGGATCGACGAGCCACACGCGTCTAAAGAGGCTACCAAATAGAGAACTCTGCAAATACACATCTTAAATGGTACAATCTGAAACCTTGCTCCCGGATTGATACATTGACATTCGAAACTCAGGTAAATCTGAGCCAGAGTTTCGCTTGCCGTTCGTGTCTGGGAAACGACGCTACGTCTAGGACCTCTCATGtgttcttccccttttctgtctctccgtctcaaATCCGCACCCAACTCCGcgctccgtgtctctcttcactcaCCTGTCGCCCGCGCACGTACAGCCCCTGCTGCATGAGGTACTCGGCACTCTGGCGACAATCGAGTTCGATGAACCAGCCGAAGGTGCGTCCACTTGCGGGTTTGCGGATCTCCACTGCCTGGCCCTCGTTGAACTTCTTCAACTGCTCAGCAaccgccttcttcagctcgtCCACAGAGAACTCCGCGGGCATCTCAGAGAGCACCACGAGCTTCTTCGCGCCCGCCGGTGGCCCGTCGCCACGCGTGGGGCCCTCGGCGCCCTCACCGGCCCCTTGGGCTCCCCACGAAGCGGCACCCGAGGCTGCCGGTGTACCCACACGCGACGCACTCGCCCGACTTTCCTCCTGAGCCGAGCCGGCGCGGCCGTTGTTGGCCGAGCTGCCGGTGgaacgagaagcaggaacAGCGAAGCCTTTCTgaagacagacgcagcaTAAACGCGAGTTCCCACAATCTAGATTCCCTGACAAGAACTCACAAGGCGCTGCGACGCAGTACAGAGActgcagaagacagaacgaTTCGCTCAGACCTTGACGGTTGCTGTTTCACAGATCCAGTTGTACTGTGTCCGTACACTTGAGAGATAttgtggagagagaaccaaCTCGAATCTGCTCCGAAGGTGATGCTCAGTTACACACGTTAGGCGCTAACATACCGACTAAACAGCGGGACCCCTCGATGAACGCTCGACGTGCAGAAAAAGCGCTGAGAGTTGAGCCTACAGATGACGACTgcaacgcgagagaaaagtacacgtttctctggaaaaaacACACTCACAGGTCCTCCTGCAGTGCGCTGCGCGTTCTGTACAACCTTGAAGGCAAAGCTCTTCGGATCGTATTTGAACTGCTCAGCTTGTTGCTGCACATCCACCTTCGGCTGTTGTTTGGTCTCTCCAGGGCGCGGCCAGTCTGCGGGGAGTACACAACGCGACAAAAGTCACCAGGTCTTACTCCTCTCAAACAATCCAGAACGGTTCCTTGCAGCATTCCGCTGCGTGGGAAGCTCCACActcctcccctctcgctctccatATGGCCGACGACACACGACTTTACACTGTGTCCGCTCACTTGACGACCTCCgatttgtgcatgcagtcgaatTTGTCATCACCCGGTCTTTCGCTCTAGCTTCCTGCGTctgtcccctctctcccACTCTTCCCTCTCTACGCGCTTCACCTCAAACTTACTTGCATCAGGGGTCGACGCGTCGACATTCGGGGCGTCTTCGCGCTTCCACTGGCGCTTCGGCGCAGGCTTCTGAGGGGCAGCGTTTTGCTTCTCGGGCGTCGCGTTCCTCTGAGGCTCCTCGAcagtctctttcttctcttcgagcTCGggtgcctccgccgccgcagGCTTCACGGTGGGGCTGGCGCACGCGTCGGAGCCCACGCGGGGGGAGATAGGTGTCGCGGGCGCGTTCGGCGCGCGgacactgtctcctccgacCGAGCCGCGCGGACTGCTTTGCTCCGGAACGAGGGACGTGGTTGCCGGCGCCTCCACAGTTGTTGGAGAACTTTCGCCTTGCTGGAAAGGGGCGTCCTGAGCTGTTGCGCGAGAGCGGGGACTGGGCGAAGAAGGCAccactgcctctctcgctccgtTCTCGACCTCCTCAACAGCCGCGTCGAGGTAGCAGAAGATCTCGTTGGTCACGTACCACCCCTGAAAACAACAAGACTGAAACTGGCATTTGAGCTCCTTAACAAGTACGCGATCCCCCCTGAGTCCGTGCAGACAGATTTAAACAACACTTGAACGTACATGTGAACAGAAGCGCCGCGCATGCCTTTTGTGTGGGGAACACAAAATAAACTCAAGACAGTTGATGTCCTGTGCCTTCAACATGAAACAATACTTCTTGCTCGAGATACGGTAACCTAAAAACGGAGATGCATCGatgtctgccttctcgcgtACTGACTGTCCGCAGTCGGACACACATGCATCGTGTGGAGAGTCCGGAAGAGGGACCTTTAGCCCCTACACTTCTTCCTGATTTCGCCACTGTTCCTCAGACTTACGTTGCGCGGggccttctgcttcgcgaggaagacagttTGGGCAAACTCTCTCTCGGGGCCCTCATCTGCATGCTTCAGACGCCCGGCGACGAGAATCAGCATGCCTCCGTCTTTGTTCTCCTGCGCGTCGATGAAACGCACGCGGCAGGTCGTCCTCTCGAATCGGCCGCGTTCGAAGGCCCGGTAAATCTCCCTCTGACCGGTGGCCCTGACGTCCGTGTGGTGCGGCGCACTGTGAGGCACTGTGCCGTCGCGGTCCGTCGTTCGGATCATCTACAAACATAAAAGGTTTTTacaagaaaaaagcaaacgcaTGTCCCTACGGATACGCACCACCCCCGTCTTCGCACAACTGCTGCCAGGTCAGTGGTCAAACCGAAAACCGaagtctcctcgcctccgcgtCAGTCCCCAGAAGCGTCAACAGATCGAAGTCACCACGCAAAGCGCtccaaaagaaaaaacaactttACCCCAGGTGAATTCCCCACCATCCATTGCTGGATACACTTTGCCGATTCTCGGAGCCGACTGAGTCTCGAGAACCTGTCAAACTTCGTTGTACAGTTCGCCTCTACTTGGATCGACCGTTTCGGTTTAAGAGCCCTGTGTTTGAAGCTCGCACCGTTGCATTCGGGAGCAAACACCGCTCCATTCGGTCTCACTCTTCCTGACTGGTATGTCCTTCGTTTACAGCTTGTACCGCTATATTCACGATCTTGAGCAAGgacttctcttccttcttacCTGCGAGTCGAAGTCGTAGAACCGGTGCAGGTCAAGCGGCGTATCGTGCAGCATGTAGTAATACTGGTAGACGAACGAATGCGCAACTTCCATGGGCGTCAACATGCGAGGCttcgcagctgcatgcacggcatGCTCCGCCTCAGGACCCTGCTGCGCCACCGAGGTCACCTGAGCTCCGAGAGGCCCAGAGCCCTGGCCATCCATCATCAGCGGCGCGGACGGGCCCGAACTCCCGGCTGGGGCTCCACCGGCTCCGCCCTGCGACGGGAACATGAACGTCGAGCTCGAGCCctgcaggagagacgcaTCCGGAGCAGTCCCCGTTGGCGTTGCCTACCAAGAGATACGAAGTACGACATCCATGTAGCACGGAAAAAGTAACGTTGAGCGAGCTCGTTGGTATAGTACATGCCTAATTTGTGTATTCTTGTTGAGGGGGAAGAACTGTCTTGGCAAAAAGTAACGAAATATGACAGACCAACACGCACCATATTCGCCTGGAAAATGCGTGAAGTCTTCCCATGTACACTTTCATTCTTCACTAGTCATTTCGGGCCACCGACAAATCATTGCAAAAAAGTACATTTCAGCAAGGCACTGCACGGAGCTGTTTCATTACAtaaacagaggagacaccacaCTCGATAATCTGA
This window of the Toxoplasma gondii ME49 chromosome VI, whole genome shotgun sequence genome carries:
- a CDS encoding nuclear transport factor 2 (ntf2) domain-containing protein (encoded by transcript TGME49_243960) is translated as MSVYSVHPSGAPASSGGGFHHSAQNTAFSGHHGYGGNSGLHPSSSARGAGYGQPHHLQQQQMQLHLQQPPLPPPPHHQQYQGFTNAGNYSQQHNQSAQQLPQQGHPHSYAQPNAMSGASTLGSSSTFMFPSQGGAGGAPAGSSGPSAPLMMDGQGSGPLGAQVTSVAQQGPEAEHAVHAAAKPRMLTPMEVAHSFVYQYYYMLHDTPLDLHRFYDFDSQMIRTTDRDGTVPHSAPHHTDVRATGQREIYRAFERGRFERTTCRVRFIDAQENKDGGMLILVAGRLKHADEGPEREFAQTVFLAKQKAPRNGWYVTNEIFCYLDAAVEEVENGAREAVVPSSPSPRSRATAQDAPFQQGESSPTTVEAPATTSLVPEQSSPRGSVGGDSVRAPNAPATPISPRVGSDACASPTVKPAAAEAPELEEKKETVEEPQRNATPEKQNAAPQKPAPKRQWKREDAPNVDASTPDANWPRPGETKQQPKVDVQQQAEQFKYDPKSFAFKVVQNAQRTAGGPKGFAVPASRSTGSSANNGRAGSAQEESRASASRVGTPAASGAASWGAQGAGEGAEGPTRGDGPPAGAKKLVVLSEMPAEFSVDELKKAVAEQLKKFNEGQAVEIRKPASGRTFGWFIELDCRQSAEYLMQQGLYVRGRQMRLDFARQQGSGGPRGGGRGGRGGRGGWNGKAPNGRGEYSGPKGEGAFEEEGRFRPRFGRGEGENGVFAPAAEKEGETGADGGQWIDAGKKKKGPGGPAPGAQAGAAAGAGQERRFGLGTRGGVGRPRGGGPRRGGDQANWSR